The sequence TTTTTTAAGTGCAATATACGGTCATTACTGTACAAAAAAAGTTGGACTCAACTAGCCATTTTGAAAGCTTGTTAAAATAAgtctttatatttcttttattacaTTAACTATAATTgttgatccaaaaaaaaaaaaaaacaaaaaaattatagtgcTTGGTctcacaaatatattattatgaaattattaatataagTAAATAgtagttgcttttttttttttcttatgaattcattttaaagaaaaataaagtagattttaacttctttttctatcatttaattaactaaaaataatcatcttagaaaaaaaaaaaacccctttttTATTAGAACCGGACCGGATTGATGTACGGTTCCCAGTTGAACCGgaccatttttgttttttcttaaaagttaaaacccttTTTTATTAACTAATTTTCAAATTCTTCGATCACCGCTAAAATTCTATTTTCCTTCGACTTTCTCAGAGTCCAAACAGACtcagaattagggttttttttttaaaaaaaaaaaattttacaccaaattcttcaattttcaaataaactcTCAATCGCAGTATTGAGGCTAATCTGTAATCAGCTCAAACAAAATttcccttttttgttttaatttaaattataaaaaaaatcaatggctCACACCAACAAAGAGGTAAGCTCAAATCTCTTTCCTACTTTCTGTAACCCTAATTAGTTTTATCAATcgaattttttgaaataaaataacttagctggcttaattaatttttgtttgggattGTTGGTGTAGGTTGTTGGGGTTGATAACACATTTAGAAGGAAATTTGATCGGGAAGAGTATTTGGAACGAGCTCGAGAGCGTGAAAGAAaggtaatttaatttaatttttaatttttaatatttcatagtttttgtttttttcaattttttattgttttttaaaatttacattgtgaTGAACTGCTCTTAGTTGATTGtggttcattttttttgttgaattgtaGGAGGAAGAGTCAAGGTCTAAGTCCAAATGTAAGTGATTCTAAGCTgatattcttttaatttattttagtttgaatTTGTATTAATATCTGGTTTGATGAGTTTTAGTATCTGTGTGTTTTTTAAATGAACCATTTGAGTTGTAGTGTAATGGGTTTGCAGAAATACTATTGGGTGTTCTacactttgtgtgtgtgtgtgtaaattgAATCCTCTGAATTGTAGAGTAATGGGTTTACAGAAATAGTACTGGGTGTTGACTCTTTGTGTGTGCCCGCGCGCATGTGTGGGTTGAACCCCTCTGAATTGCAGAATAATGGGTTTGCAAAATTAATATTGGGTGCGTGTGCCTGCATGCATGcatgtgtgtttaatttttttttttttttaaattacaatatgctgctaacccAGCAGCTTGAACCCTTTACCTCCTAGACCTCTAAACACTTTGTGCATGGGggtgccaattcagctacaaggcctttggcaGTGTGTGTTTTAATTGAACCCTATGAATTGTAGACTAATTGGTTTGTGGAATTCATATTGGGTGTTTGTACTCTGTATGCATGTGTGTTAATTAAACTCTCTGAATTGTAGAGTAATGGGTTtgcaaaattaatattgtgtgCTTGTGTGTGCTAATTGAACCCTTTGAATTTTAGAGTAATCAGTTTGCAGAACCAATATTGGGTGGACCAGGGTGGTTGTACTCTGTGAGTCTGTTGACATGTGTGTATGCATGTTGAATGAACCCTCTGAATTCTTGAGTAATTGGTTTGTAGAATTCATATTGGGTGTTGtttatgttgaaattattgGCTCTGCTGAAGTGTAGACTGATGGGTGTGAAAAGTTTACgtgatttgttgattttgttgCAGCAAAAGGTCCTCCAGTGCAGAGGAAGCCTTTGAAACATAGGGATTATGAAGTTGACCTTGAATCTCGGTTGGGAAAAACTCAGGTGTGTTGCTTTGTCTCTGTTTATTCTCTAGAATTGTTTTTCTACTTGAATGTGTGCATAGGCCTTTTTGCTTGTAAGTAGTATACTTTTTGGTTGACTAGTTCTTTTATGAGCCACTCAATTTAGTGGGATATTTGTGACATTGTTTCTACTTGAGTAAATGTCTTTAAAATGCATTGCCAAATTTTTAGGAGTACAGTCAATTTTCATAGGCAATACTTAGAAGTGAGTTATAAAAGTTTTCCTAGTGTGCATGTTGTCAAATGACATGGTTAATCTGTATAATGCAAGTAGGTGTGTCACTTTGAGAGCATTGAATGAGTCTATCTAATCTTGCGTCTTGATACATTTTTACATGAAAATTTCCTGTAGCTTGCTGGGATTATGATTTGTTGATAAATGTTGAAAGAGTTGGCTACTTGGCTAGCTCTATGCACCAACCTAGTAACACTGTCCATGATATTTCAAACCGGATTCCTCAAGAACGACTAAGTTTGGAATTGATTCTGCTGGTACTAGGAGATTCAGACACTATTGTAATTAGTAGGTCTTCTAGCCAAAAAGTAGGTCTCTCTTACTCTCTTATGTTGCTTTATGTTATTATAAAGAATATGATACTAAAACTTTTACCTCTTTGGATGGGGATTTAGTAGATGGAGTGACATATACAACACCAATATAGACAGATCACACCTTTGACGCAAACCTGCTTATAACAGttgaaaatcttaaaattaGGCTTTCCAATTTCATTGTGGAAGTAGTAATATGTATTTCCTTTGAACCTTGTTTTAATGAATAATTGTAAATCTATTTAACAATTGAGACAAAGTCTATTCATACATCTTGTTCACTTTACCTTAGAAAATATTGCAGCAAGATTATTGAGATTTtcgataataaaaaataaaaaaaagttattgagATTTTCAGGTCAAATAAACTACGCAGAAAATGAGGAAATGCTGTATGTACCTTTTAGAGCAAATGAAACTAAGGAATTAATGTCCTATTAGATTACCATTTTGGTAATTGAGCTATAAATTTGTGGGCTCGAATCATATTGACATGCAGCATTTTATGGACTGGGATATGGTCTGTGTAATGGACTTTTATGGATTTTGGCTTTGGTATAAAGTCTTCTGAGTTTTGAATGTTGCGGTTGGCATGATCTAGATTGTGAATATATGGAATACAATTGTCATGGTTTCTACATTTTATTGCTCTAATTGTGTGGGGTATAAGGTATATTTTGCTTTGTGTTTTCATATGTTTTGATTTGTCCTGTCTGATAAGTTTCTTGGCACGTATAGCATACTTCTTATTTCCctgttagttttaaaattttgaaacatctaTAATTTTATGTGGAATATCTTATACCCAAACTTTGCTCGACTTAATGCATGACTTTattttgtcttaattttacAGGTTGTTACTCCAGTGGCACCTTTAAGTCAGCAGGTACATGACAATGTTCTTACGTGTCCCATGTCATCATATGGTTATTGCTGATATCTATCTTTTTTAATAGTACTCTTatattaaacatttttatttaccaTGTCATTTCTTGATTAAATCTGTTCATTTTACAGGCTGGATATTATTGTTCAGTTTGTGAGTGTGTAGTGAAGGATTCTGCAAATTTCTTGGATCATATCAATGGAAAGAAACGTATGTGGTTATCTGTAGAAAATATTGTTTCATCAAttcttttaatgaaatttgttcTTAGTTTGATCACTCTTCTAATGGCTCTTTTAATCTTGTCCCATAGATCAAAGAGCGTTGGGTATGTCTATGCGGGTAGAACGGGCATCTGTTGACCAGGTACATTTTGGCAAGTACTTTTAATTTATGATGAATGGAAGTTTAATAAAAAGGCATAATTGAATGTGTGAAATAGAATGCAACCTTTACTTAGTGAAACTCTCAAGCTTAGGCTCTATGTATGTGAAGATATATAGAAGTAAACCATGTAATATATGTTACATGGATGCTACAAGTCCCACCTTTTGGAGATGTGGAAGAGGAGATCACCACTATTCATTTAGAGATAAAACTATTTTTCTGGCCTGAACCATTTCATCACAAGTACATATTTATATTGTTACGGTGTATTTGAGCTGCAACTTTATGGTCTACAGGTCAAACAGCGATTTGAAGTCCTTAAGAAGCGGAGAGTTCCTGGAAGCTTCACAGAGCAaggtaaaaaaattgaaggggacggaaatttttttttttgggtgtttgtgtatgtgtgtgtgtgtgtcttttGTTAGAGGTTTATGCAATTGGTTGGTAATCTATGGTTTTTGGAAAATGgatccctctctctttctctctctccctagaTCTTGATGAGCGGATCTTAAAGCAGCAACAAGAAGAGGAGGAACGGAAGCGCCAACGTCgcgaaaagaaaaaagagaagaaggtgAGCACTGTACTtccatggtttgcttaatactGTATGCCTGAGCCATAAGATTGTTGGGGAAAAGTTTATCCCTGTCTCTAGATTTTAATTGTTCAGGCCAATGCTATGTAATTCAAGAATGTGTTATCTTTTATACGTGTAAGTAGAGTATGTTTGAGTTTAACTGTAATGTTTCCtgataaatttgttaaatttttgtgttcagAAAGAGAAGTTGGCAGAAGAGGAAACTGAAATGGATCCTGATGTCGCGGAAATGATGGGATTTGGGGGTTTCCGTTCATCCAAGAAGTGATCAGGTTTCACTCCATCCCATATTTGGAGTGAGTTTTGGCCATGTAACCTTTGTAGCATTGTACTAGTGACAGTTCTGTAAGGAACAGTCTAATTTAGGTAACTTGACCTTTTAGAGATGTTCTATGTTTAACAGCAAAAAAGCAAATTTCATGGAATTTCTCGACATTTATGGTAGATTTTACTGGTGAGTGGTGATGCCATTCAATTTAAATCTTGTACATTCTCCTTGCAGGAGACACTCATCAATGTATGATTTAACGCTACCTTGTACTTTTCTTGGGACTCTCTTGTGGTGAAAGTCTGCATTAGATGGAGGGTTTAGAGAATGTATTCTTTGCTCGACATCCATAACCCACTGTTTTTGATCAACAATTGTTGTAGAACcccaacaaaaatatcattACTCTTCTATCTTCACAATTCAGAATATGAACAAGCATCGACAATCCTCATTAGGGACAACTGAAtgattctttgaattttatggCAAATCTTTTGTTTGACATGTGTGGAAACGAAATGAAAATGTTTTGGTGAGAATGGCATTAGTATCGTGCGAAacaaaaacactcacatcacACTACACAAGTACGTCTCTTGCATCAGCGAAATGCCGTCTAAAACCAAGAACTCGTTGTGTGGTACAAGATAAGATAAAATttcgtggaaaaaaaaagttctcgTTGGTTTAGTAGGCCAACTAAAAGCATGCATTGTTGCATTTCAAGTTTTCATCACTAATAAAGCCCATCAAGAAAAGGCAAAGACTAAttcaaattattgaaaatttgaatccaaACTCACCCTTTTATTGTCTATTTGTCAAGgtagaattttgaattttataatataattgattgACTTtcagtttaaactttaaagtccATATTTTTATCACCTTTTGTTTATCTATGTAATAAGGtagaattttataatataattgattgACTTTTTATAAGGAGTCGAGTCactttcaatttaaaatctatatttttatgcttttgtttatttatgcaTTAAGGTAGAATTTTATAATACAATTGATTGACTCTTTATAAGGAGTTGAGTcactttcaatttaaaattcatatttttattagcTTTTGTTTGTcctgtagacgactaaatttctagGTATTATGCTACCCACTAGAGACTATGCATTGTACAACTTAATGCATGTCTCGGGTGGCCTTATATATCTTTAGAAACTAAcagacaaaaggaaaaagaggtATAAATAAGTTAAAATACCATATTTTCAAAGAATACTGCACCAAACCTTGAAAAAAAGGGGTAAGTGCTCATAGATGGATCATGTTGTCAGAAAGAAACTATTGCACTAGACTTTAGAAAGGGCTTATAGGTCTGTAAAGAGTAAACATGTCATCTAAAAGAAACTATTGTACTAGACTTGGGCTGAAGTTCTAGGCCGCATATTGTTCAAAGCAATTGTGCCACCAACCCTTGACATCACAGAAGTCTTCTATGGCCATTGATCTAGAAATTTAGTCATCTACATGTCTATctcttaaaagtaaaattttataatacaattgattgattttttataaGGAGTTGAGTTACTTTTAGTTTAAAGTACatattttcattagtttttgttatttcccaacataaataaacatttttcaaaCCTCCTTAACAGGTGCACAAGCCCATCAACAAAAGCCTTAATCTTTTTTAATCTATCTTATTAAGGTTGAGTCAAATTGAAAAACCCATTGAACAATTCAAACCTAACACGCTATCCCTCCCTATTTTGGAGCTATTTTTTTGCTCTAAATTGAAGTGTCATTAATGCAGATTGATGAACTTCAGGTTCAAGTGTTCAACAAATAAGATGCAATTGACCCTTGCTTGAATAATAATTGTTCTAATAAAGGCTTGTACATCTATGTTCTTGATCACAAAGAGATGGGAGCCTAAACTTGGTAGATGAACTATGACAGTGTCAGAGTCTAATTATTGCTAGGCGTTAACGTTTTCAAGTCTTCAAGCTACCCGATTTGACCCAGTTGGAATGGTCGCATGGTTGTTTGAcattagtaaaaaatatttgttaattaaCTGAAGTTTcattacttaataaaaaaacaaactttaagaaatcaaattaaaatgcctgtaagaatttttattcaattatatgAAAGGAAGTGAGAGGTCTATACTTCATAGTATAAATACaagttttctttcttcacaAACTTTCTCCCTATATTCTTTTTGAATGTGTGGTCGTGTTTATCCATTTTCTCTCTACTCTGGTAATTTATTTATCTCTATCTCTTAACATGTCCTGTGTTTTGCTTGCtaaataaaaagtcaacaaaGAGATAAAGAGAAGTATCTTTAATTAAAGtctaaaagactaaaaaaataCTTAGCAACACTTAACATTTCACTACTTTTCaaggataaaaaagtaattacgTTTTATATAGATAGAAAAAGGCCATTTAAGTTCTTAAGTCATTTTGTCAAACAAAAGTagctcaacttttatttttatttttatttttatttcttatatcaAGTAGAAAAGATGAGAtgacaaatttgtattttaaatgtaaataagacatatttgaaaataattttttaaaatttaatagaatttgAGAAGAGTTTaggatataaaaaattaaacaaatttggAATTGAGAAAGCCAAAGTTCTTGTTGTTTCCACaacggttaaaaaaaacaaaaacaaaaacaaaaacgacTCGTCGTTTTATTTACGCTGCTTCCCGCTAACCCACCAAACTTCTCAAATTTCAGTTAATTCTCTCTAAACCCATTGCTCTGTAACTATCACATTTCCATAGCCAAAAAAACCACCATGAGCAAAGCTCTCCTCAAGGTTGAGCGGCGAGTCCTCCGCCTCCTCCACGGCCACAAAACCCGAACCCGACTCCCCGAAATCCATGCTCATTTCCTCCGCCACGGCCTCGACCAGTTAAACCAAGTCCTTGCCCACTTCGTCTCCGTTTGCGGGTCCCTTCACAAAATGGCCTACGCAAATCGCATCTTTTGCCGAACCCATAACCCAAATATCATACTTTTCAATTCTATGATTAAAGGGTACTCGCTTTGTGGACCCTTTGAGCAGTCCCTCCATTTGTTTTCCCTTTTGAGAAGCCGTGGCATTCGGCCTGATGAATACACGTTTGCGCCTTTGCTTAAGGCGTGTTCGGGTCTTTGCGATTGTAAACTCGGTAAATGTGTTCATGCGGAGGTAATTAGGATTGGGTTTGAGCGTTTTGGTTCTATACGGATTGGGATTGTTGAGTTGTATGTGGcttgtgagagaatggaggaTGCTAGGAAGGTGTTCGATGAAATGTCTTATAGAGATGTGGTTGTTTGGAATTTGATGATTCGGGGGTTTTGCGAGTTGGGTGAGGCTGATTTGGGATTGCATTTGTTTAGGCAGATGAATGAGAGGAGTGTTGTTTCTTGGAACTCAATGATTTCTTGCTTGGCGAAGAGTGGGCGGGATAGGGAGGCTTTGGAACTCTTTTGTGAAATGAGGGATCAAGATTTTGAGCTAGATGAAGCGACTGTGGTGATTGTGTTGCCTGTTTGTGCTCGTTTGGGGGCTGTTGATGTTGGGCAGTGGATACACTCATACTCAGGTTCTAGAGGGCTTCTGCGAGATGCTATTTCTGTGGGTAATTCGCTTGTTGATTTTTATAGTAAATGTGGAAATTTGGAAGTTGCACGCAGCCTTTTTAATGAAATGCCTCGCAAAAATGTTGTTTCATGGAATGCAATGATCTCAGGTCTGGCATTCAATGGGGAGGGTGAGGTTGGGGTCAAATTGTTTGAGGAGATGATTAACAAAGATACGAGCCCTAATGATGCAACATTTGTAGGCGTTTTAGCATGTTGTGCCCATGCAGGCTTGGTGGAAAGGGGGCGAGAGTTGTTTGCTTCTATGTCTGAAAAACACCAAATTCAACCAAAGCTTGAGCATTATGGTTGTATGGTTGATCTTCTTGGGCGTAGTGGACTTGTGAGGGAGGCTCATGGCTTGATTAGAAACATGCCCATGAAGCCAAATGCTGCTTTATGGGGTGCATTGCTCGGTGCCTGCCGCACTCATGGTGATGTAGAAGTTGCAGAACTTTCTGTTAAAGAGCTGATCAATATTGAACCATGGAATTCTGGTAATTATGTGCTCTTGTCAAATATATATGCA comes from Castanea sativa cultivar Marrone di Chiusa Pesio chromosome 3, ASM4071231v1 and encodes:
- the LOC142627437 gene encoding uncharacterized protein LOC142627437 isoform X1, yielding MAHTNKEVVGVDNTFRRKFDREEYLERARERERKEEESRSKSKSKGPPVQRKPLKHRDYEVDLESRLGKTQVVTPVAPLSQQAGYYCSVCECVVKDSANFLDHINGKKHQRALGMSMRVERASVDQVKQRFEVLKKRRVPGSFTEQDLDERILKQQQEEEERKRQRREKKKEKKKEKLAEEETEMDPDVAEMMGFGGFRSSKK
- the LOC142627437 gene encoding uncharacterized protein LOC142627437 isoform X2 — protein: MHQPSNTVHDISNRIPQERLSLELILLVLGDSDTIVISRSSSQKVVTPVAPLSQQAGYYCSVCECVVKDSANFLDHINGKKHQRALGMSMRVERASVDQVKQRFEVLKKRRVPGSFTEQDLDERILKQQQEEEERKRQRREKKKEKKKEKLAEEETEMDPDVAEMMGFGGFRSSKK
- the LOC142629693 gene encoding pentatricopeptide repeat-containing protein At1g09190: MSKALLKVERRVLRLLHGHKTRTRLPEIHAHFLRHGLDQLNQVLAHFVSVCGSLHKMAYANRIFCRTHNPNIILFNSMIKGYSLCGPFEQSLHLFSLLRSRGIRPDEYTFAPLLKACSGLCDCKLGKCVHAEVIRIGFERFGSIRIGIVELYVACERMEDARKVFDEMSYRDVVVWNLMIRGFCELGEADLGLHLFRQMNERSVVSWNSMISCLAKSGRDREALELFCEMRDQDFELDEATVVIVLPVCARLGAVDVGQWIHSYSGSRGLLRDAISVGNSLVDFYSKCGNLEVARSLFNEMPRKNVVSWNAMISGLAFNGEGEVGVKLFEEMINKDTSPNDATFVGVLACCAHAGLVERGRELFASMSEKHQIQPKLEHYGCMVDLLGRSGLVREAHGLIRNMPMKPNAALWGALLGACRTHGDVEVAELSVKELINIEPWNSGNYVLLSNIYAEEGRWDEVAMLRVLMKEKCVKKAPGQSMIE